A region from the Arthrobacter roseus genome encodes:
- a CDS encoding excisionase family DNA-binding protein, producing MTVYRLVQSGVLQGIRFGRSYRVPKAAVDHYLKSINPDY from the coding sequence ATGACGGTATATCGTCTGGTGCAGTCGGGAGTGCTGCAGGGTATTCGGTTTGGCCGCTCCTACCGAGTGCCCAAGGCGGCCGTAGACCACTACCTCAAGTCCATCAATCCCGACTACTGA
- a CDS encoding MFS transporter yields MTNSMARAQSAAPTVPTSAWKALVVLLIGMSIALLDTTIVNVALPTIRTSIDASEATLSWIISGYALAFGLSLIPAGRIGDRVGHKWVFFTGIALFTVASFACGVAQSDMELVIFRVIQGLAGGIFVPAVTAYIQLLFPPRQRGKAFAIMGSVIGVSSALGPIIGGLLIQAFGETNGWRFVFFVNLPIGLAALVLAFFWLPKRDPDAPRPPAGLDWFGVFLVSAALVCLLVPLIQGQDEGWPLWTYLTIAGGVVLLALFALWEVFYTRRGRSALVPPPLFKHPQFTGGVILALVYFAAFTSIFFTIALLWQAGLAHSALASGVVTIPFAVGSIVGSSQSNRLSMRLGRNVLVLGTACVAIGLIWLWLLFENVKGTDLTNWTLLAPLLIAGVGNGLFIAPNAQFIVATVDHRDAGSGSSVIAAIQRVGAAIGIAVIGSVLFGTLSINKQPGPTSNTAAAIAEVKRQAAAEVAAGFTNASAHAMLVSAIFAVAAFVLVFALPKQVNQYGGGGAPDDGSGSARTGAAGTAATGASAGSRQSATSQRLPKPAGKPCHQHLLKRGGAAMRGRRLLLCAGR; encoded by the coding sequence GTGACTAACTCAATGGCCAGAGCCCAATCCGCTGCTCCCACTGTTCCCACATCGGCATGGAAAGCGCTCGTCGTCCTCCTGATCGGGATGTCCATCGCGCTTCTGGACACCACCATCGTCAACGTTGCCCTGCCGACCATCCGCACCTCCATCGACGCGAGTGAGGCCACGCTCTCCTGGATCATCTCCGGTTACGCCCTGGCTTTCGGACTCTCGCTGATTCCCGCCGGCCGTATCGGCGACCGGGTGGGCCACAAGTGGGTTTTCTTCACTGGTATCGCCCTCTTCACAGTGGCGTCCTTCGCCTGCGGAGTGGCGCAGTCCGACATGGAGCTCGTCATTTTTCGCGTCATTCAGGGTCTCGCGGGCGGCATTTTTGTGCCCGCCGTGACCGCCTACATCCAGCTGCTCTTCCCTCCGCGGCAGCGAGGCAAGGCCTTCGCGATCATGGGCAGCGTCATTGGTGTCTCGTCAGCGCTCGGCCCGATCATCGGCGGCCTCCTGATCCAAGCTTTCGGTGAAACCAACGGCTGGCGCTTCGTCTTCTTTGTGAACCTGCCCATCGGCCTAGCTGCACTCGTTCTCGCGTTCTTCTGGCTTCCGAAGCGCGACCCGGACGCGCCGCGTCCTCCCGCCGGTCTGGATTGGTTCGGCGTCTTCCTCGTATCCGCTGCCCTGGTCTGCTTGCTCGTCCCCCTCATCCAGGGCCAGGATGAGGGCTGGCCGCTCTGGACCTACCTCACAATCGCGGGCGGCGTCGTCCTGCTGGCACTGTTCGCTCTCTGGGAGGTCTTTTACACTCGCCGAGGCCGAAGCGCCCTTGTGCCGCCACCTCTGTTCAAGCACCCCCAGTTCACCGGCGGCGTGATCCTCGCCCTCGTCTATTTCGCCGCGTTCACGAGCATCTTCTTCACGATCGCGCTGCTGTGGCAAGCCGGTCTCGCCCACAGCGCTCTCGCATCAGGCGTGGTGACCATTCCGTTCGCTGTGGGCAGCATCGTCGGCTCGTCGCAGAGCAATCGACTATCTATGCGACTTGGTCGAAACGTTCTGGTGCTCGGAACCGCATGTGTAGCCATCGGCCTGATCTGGCTGTGGCTACTCTTCGAGAACGTCAAAGGCACCGACCTCACCAACTGGACTCTGCTTGCGCCGCTCCTCATCGCCGGTGTTGGCAACGGATTGTTCATTGCACCGAATGCCCAATTCATTGTGGCGACCGTTGATCATCGGGATGCAGGATCTGGCTCTTCCGTCATCGCTGCCATCCAGCGTGTTGGTGCTGCCATCGGCATCGCCGTGATCGGTTCGGTCCTCTTCGGCACCCTGTCGATAAACAAACAGCCAGGGCCGACGTCGAATACGGCCGCTGCCATTGCGGAAGTCAAGAGACAGGCCGCAGCGGAAGTTGCCGCTGGCTTCACCAACGCCTCCGCCCACGCCATGCTCGTCAGTGCGATCTTCGCCGTGGCCGCCTTCGTCTTGGTGTTCGCGCTGCCGAAGCAGGTTAACCAGTACGGCGGTGGTGGTGCTCCGGACGATGGCAGTGGCTCGGCCAGGACCGGGGCTGCCGGGACTGCTGCTACCGGCGCCTCCGCCGGGTCCCGCCAATCGGCCACGAGCCAACGCTTGCCGAAGCCAGCAGGCAAGCCGTGCCATCAGCACTTGCTGAAGAGAGGTGGGGCCGCGATGCGCGGACGACGCCTGCTACTTTGCGCCGGGCGCTAG
- a CDS encoding DUF427 domain-containing protein, with translation MSMKQNPREPLPSTRWVRGIVGDALVVDSRDQLLVWEEEIPVPRYVFRDEDVRSEHLIPTGPPDDLHYHHPNTEVTSWFDVVVDNHIIRHGAWRIKGLAGYTGVTWERGEFDHWYEENQEVFEHPHDPFVHIDALPSSRLVTVRHDNVVIGESREAIFLWETGLPPRYYLPRRDIDFDLLTPTTTKSICPYKGFATDYWSVTSKSSLTDIAWSYPEPFFPYRNIAGAVAFLQEELDISIDGLPQTRPVPKRWPARSRLRV, from the coding sequence ATGTCAATGAAACAGAACCCGAGAGAACCACTGCCCAGTACGCGGTGGGTGCGCGGAATCGTGGGTGACGCTCTTGTGGTCGACAGCCGCGATCAGCTCCTTGTATGGGAAGAAGAAATCCCTGTACCGCGGTACGTGTTCCGGGACGAAGATGTCCGCTCAGAGCATCTGATACCTACCGGACCTCCGGACGACTTGCACTACCACCACCCGAATACCGAAGTCACGTCCTGGTTCGATGTAGTTGTTGATAACCACATCATTCGCCACGGGGCGTGGCGGATAAAGGGTCTTGCCGGTTATACGGGAGTGACGTGGGAACGCGGTGAGTTTGACCACTGGTATGAAGAAAATCAGGAAGTGTTCGAGCATCCCCACGACCCCTTCGTCCATATTGATGCCCTGCCTAGCTCTCGATTAGTGACGGTGCGCCACGACAACGTCGTGATCGGCGAGTCGCGAGAGGCGATCTTCCTTTGGGAAACAGGGCTGCCACCGCGCTACTACCTGCCGAGGCGAGACATCGACTTTGACCTTCTCACGCCGACGACCACGAAGAGTATCTGTCCCTACAAGGGCTTCGCCACCGACTACTGGAGCGTTACCAGCAAATCTTCTCTCACTGACATTGCATGGTCCTACCCCGAACCGTTCTTCCCGTACCGCAACATCGCCGGGGCAGTCGCCTTCCTGCAAGAGGAACTGGACATTTCCATCGACGGCTTACCGCAAACACGCCCTGTGCCCAAACGGTGGCCAGCACGGTCCCGGCTACGGGTCTAG
- the egtD gene encoding L-histidine N(alpha)-methyltransferase, whose protein sequence is MNPSKTALEIVHHLPPHYLERTLREDVRAGLGKPAKTLPPKWFYDQRGSELFEQITQLPEYFPTRAERRILEDHAREMAGTSPAETLIELGSGSSRKTPLLLDALMDAGDLRSYVAVDVSDSALTGANSELSRNYSDLTLQAVAADFESQLQLLPKDGRRMVAFLGGTIGNLEPDARAQFLIQVRELLGQAGGSLLLGTGLVQPPEILIPAYDDPSGVTADFNRNVLRVLNAELGADFDVEAFEHVAVWNEAEEWIEMRLRATRAMYVQLPGAGLEIHFDQSEDLRTEVSAKFRPERIEAELAAAQLTIAGQWTDPDKRYAMTLAEPF, encoded by the coding sequence ATGAACCCCTCAAAAACAGCACTTGAGATAGTCCATCACCTACCGCCGCACTACCTCGAGCGCACCCTGCGCGAGGACGTGCGCGCAGGGCTGGGAAAACCGGCAAAAACGCTGCCACCCAAGTGGTTCTACGATCAGCGGGGCAGCGAACTGTTCGAGCAGATCACCCAGCTGCCAGAATATTTCCCCACACGCGCCGAACGGCGCATCCTCGAGGACCATGCGCGGGAGATGGCGGGGACAAGCCCGGCAGAGACGCTCATTGAACTTGGCTCCGGCTCATCGAGGAAAACACCCCTGCTGCTCGATGCATTGATGGACGCCGGAGATCTCCGGAGCTATGTTGCCGTGGACGTCAGTGACAGCGCGCTGACGGGGGCCAACAGCGAATTGTCTCGGAACTATTCCGATCTCACCCTGCAGGCGGTGGCCGCTGATTTCGAATCACAGCTGCAGCTGCTTCCGAAGGACGGACGAAGGATGGTGGCGTTCCTGGGCGGTACGATCGGGAACCTCGAGCCGGATGCCCGTGCACAGTTCCTGATCCAGGTGCGGGAACTGTTGGGGCAGGCGGGTGGATCATTGCTACTGGGCACGGGCTTGGTGCAGCCGCCGGAGATACTGATTCCCGCCTACGACGACCCCAGCGGTGTGACAGCCGACTTCAACCGGAATGTGCTGCGTGTCCTCAACGCCGAGTTGGGGGCGGATTTCGACGTCGAGGCATTCGAGCATGTCGCGGTGTGGAACGAGGCTGAGGAGTGGATCGAGATGAGGCTCCGCGCCACGCGGGCCATGTACGTGCAACTGCCCGGCGCCGGTCTTGAAATCCACTTTGACCAGAGTGAGGACCTCAGGACCGAGGTGTCCGCAAAGTTCCGCCCGGAGCGGATTGAAGCTGAGCTGGCGGCGGCGCAGCTAACCATCGCAGGGCAGTGGACGGATCCCGATAAACGCTATGCGATGACCCTGGCCGAACCGTTCTGA
- the egtC gene encoding ergothioneine biosynthesis protein EgtC, translated as MCRHLAFLGPPTPLATLISAPEHGLLRQSWAPRRQRNGTMNADGFGVGWYAAEDPVPARYRRAVPMWTDQSFADLARVTTSTAVLAAVRSATPGTTPDEAAAAPYTSGKWMFSHNGRIDNWPRSAETLAATLPPARLLALEARVDSALLWALVLERLQSPDYGVQHSAADVLARVAIDAAAASPGRYNFLLTDGTTIAATAAGDTLFWRSDNRGTVVASEPSDDDAGWHEVPDQSLLVATSHGVDISPISHVEMEPALR; from the coding sequence GTGTGTCGTCATCTGGCGTTCCTTGGCCCGCCGACGCCGCTGGCCACACTGATTTCGGCGCCCGAGCACGGCCTGCTCCGGCAGTCCTGGGCACCGCGGCGCCAACGCAACGGTACGATGAACGCGGACGGGTTCGGCGTCGGCTGGTATGCCGCCGAAGATCCCGTCCCGGCCCGCTACCGGCGCGCTGTGCCCATGTGGACGGACCAGTCCTTCGCTGACCTGGCGCGGGTCACCACCAGCACAGCGGTGCTTGCCGCCGTCCGTTCAGCGACACCCGGTACGACGCCGGACGAGGCTGCTGCTGCTCCCTACACCTCGGGGAAATGGATGTTCAGCCACAACGGGCGGATCGACAACTGGCCCAGGTCCGCGGAGACACTTGCGGCGACGCTGCCTCCGGCCCGGCTTCTTGCCCTGGAGGCCCGGGTGGATTCAGCCCTGCTGTGGGCGCTCGTCCTTGAGCGGCTCCAATCGCCTGACTACGGTGTCCAGCACTCCGCCGCCGACGTGCTGGCACGCGTTGCGATCGACGCCGCCGCCGCGAGCCCGGGCAGGTACAACTTCCTTTTGACCGACGGAACGACCATCGCGGCCACGGCGGCCGGCGATACCCTTTTTTGGCGCTCAGACAACAGAGGCACCGTCGTTGCCAGTGAGCCCTCCGACGACGATGCCGGATGGCATGAGGTCCCGGATCAGTCCCTGTTGGTCGCCACCTCGCACGGCGTCGATATAAGCCCGATATCCCACGTAGAGATGGAGCCCGCGCTCAGATGA
- the egtB gene encoding ergothioneine biosynthesis protein EgtB gives MTNPQISPDTSGAPEKLRASIAEGLECARRRTHALTACDEEELLKQHSPLMSPLVWDLAHVGSQEELWLVRDVGRMEPLRPEIDKLYDAFEHSRSSRPSLPLLAPSESRGYLADVRSKTLGILERVPLEGSPLLEGGFAFGMMIQHEQQHAETMLATHQLRVGDPVLHPVNPDPGVLARGVTRLPREVHVPAGSFTMGTSVEPWALDNERPAHEVHVPGYWIDTVPVSNGAFTDFVNDGGYSNPVWWTAEGWSHRNDDDLRAPKYWRRDGYQWWRTRFGVLEPVPVDEPVQHVSFFEAEAYARWAGRRLPTEAEWEKAARHDPVSGRSRRYPWGDEDPTALHANLGGAALRPSPVGSYPEGASALGVHQLIGDVWEWTSSDFGPYPGFQVFPYAEYSKAFFGGGYKVLRGGSWAADKAASRGTFRNWDYPIRRQIFTGFRTARDAAPAGGM, from the coding sequence ATGACGAATCCGCAAATCTCACCGGACACCAGCGGTGCCCCCGAGAAACTTCGCGCCTCCATCGCGGAGGGCCTGGAGTGCGCGCGTCGTCGTACCCATGCTCTCACCGCGTGTGACGAGGAGGAACTGCTCAAACAGCATTCACCCCTGATGTCGCCACTGGTATGGGACCTTGCGCATGTCGGCAGCCAGGAAGAACTATGGCTGGTCCGCGACGTCGGTAGGATGGAGCCGCTCCGCCCGGAAATCGACAAACTCTACGACGCCTTTGAACATTCGCGCAGCAGCCGCCCCTCGCTGCCGCTGCTGGCACCGTCGGAATCGCGGGGCTACCTCGCCGATGTGCGTTCCAAGACGCTGGGCATCCTAGAACGGGTTCCCCTTGAGGGTTCGCCGCTGCTGGAGGGTGGGTTTGCCTTCGGCATGATGATCCAGCATGAACAACAGCACGCCGAGACCATGCTCGCGACCCATCAGCTTCGGGTCGGCGACCCCGTGCTGCACCCGGTGAATCCGGATCCCGGCGTGCTGGCCCGCGGTGTCACCAGGCTTCCGCGGGAAGTGCATGTGCCAGCCGGCTCCTTCACGATGGGCACCTCCGTGGAACCCTGGGCACTGGATAACGAACGGCCTGCCCATGAGGTGCACGTTCCCGGCTACTGGATCGACACGGTTCCGGTTAGCAACGGTGCGTTCACTGATTTCGTGAACGACGGCGGATACTCGAACCCGGTTTGGTGGACCGCCGAGGGCTGGAGCCACCGCAACGATGATGACCTAAGGGCACCCAAGTACTGGAGGCGGGACGGTTACCAGTGGTGGAGGACCCGTTTCGGCGTTCTTGAGCCGGTTCCCGTGGATGAACCCGTACAGCATGTGTCCTTCTTTGAGGCCGAGGCATATGCCCGCTGGGCGGGGAGGCGCCTGCCCACCGAGGCAGAGTGGGAGAAGGCTGCTCGCCACGACCCGGTCAGCGGCCGGTCCCGGCGCTACCCGTGGGGCGACGAGGACCCGACGGCCCTGCACGCGAACCTGGGCGGAGCAGCGCTGCGGCCTTCCCCTGTCGGGTCCTACCCCGAGGGCGCGTCCGCGCTGGGCGTCCATCAACTGATCGGCGATGTCTGGGAATGGACGTCCAGCGACTTCGGTCCATATCCCGGGTTCCAGGTGTTTCCCTACGCCGAGTACAGCAAAGCCTTCTTCGGCGGAGGTTACAAGGTGCTGCGCGGTGGTTCCTGGGCTGCCGACAAAGCAGCGAGCCGAGGAACGTTCCGGAACTGGGATTACCCTATCCGGCGCCAGATCTTCACCGGCTTCCGGACCGCCCGGGACGCCGCTCCAGCTGGCGGGATGTAG